A genomic segment from Nicotiana tabacum cultivar K326 chromosome 7, ASM71507v2, whole genome shotgun sequence encodes:
- the LOC107802060 gene encoding uncharacterized protein LOC107802060, whose product MDMTYPGSHIRMVKSPKNEFMYVYISLYAFIKRFDHCRPIVVVDGSHLKSYYTGTFVSASTLDGAGHILPLAYGVIDSENDAAWTWFFEQFKIAYGDRENMCIVSDRNESIIKSVSRVYPDVPHFACIWHLWNNVYKKFKKIHAKLSEIYFSMEKSYTQAEFDSLMEKVEKVDIRVKEYLELAGYEKWARLYAPVNRGWTMTSNIAESINAALVSARELSIYDFLEEVRKIFRRWNCRNRKEATQTYTTLGKNTRDADFE is encoded by the exons ATGGATATGACATATCCAGGTTCCCATATCAGGATggtaaaatcgcccaaaaatgaaTTCATGTATGTGTATATATCTTTGTATGCCTTTATAAAGAGGTTTGATCATTGTAGACCCATTGTTGTTGTAGATGGAAGTCACCTAAAATCTTACTACACCGGGACATTCGTTTCGGCAAGCACGTTGGATGGTGCAG GTCATATATTGCCACTAGCATATGGTGTTATTGATTCAGAGAACGATGCTGCTTGGACgtggttctttgagcaattcaagatagCATACGGTGACAGGGAAAACATGTGCATCGTTTCAGATAGAAATGAGAGTATCATTAAATCTGTATCGAGAGTGTATCCAGATGTACCGCATTTTGCTTGTATATGGCATCTATGGAACAACGTATATAAGAAATTCAAAAAGATCCATGCTAAGTTGAGCGAGATATACTTCTCGATGGAAAAATCATACACACAAGCTGAATTTGACAGTCTGATGGAGAAGGTGGAGAAGGTAGATATTAGGGTGAAAGAATACTTAGAGTTAGCTGGATACGAAAAGTGGGCTAGGTTGTATGCCCCTGTTAACAGGGGATGGACAATGACGTCAAATATTGCTGAGTCAATCAATGCCGCACTAGTGTCAGCAAGGGAATTGTCAATATACGACTTCCTCGAAGAAGTTAGGAAGATTTTTAGACGTTGGAATTGTAGAAACCGCAAAGAAGCTACACAAACATACACAACGCTTGGAAAAAATACCAGAGATGCTGACTTTGAATGA
- the LOC142161724 gene encoding uncharacterized protein LOC142161724 translates to MGEVNTTHADQEKHLSSPSSSSSELSECEELQRLEEAPPFWRNPNKRLSKQLSMCEIPRDIAWEKRRRQFLHQERKKNIIGIQDHDDVTDEDLNELKGFIELGFGFNEEEGQRLCSTLPALDLYFAVNRQYSTSPISSPGSQRNQEFH, encoded by the coding sequence ATGGGGGAGGTTAATACTACTCATGCGGACCAGGAGAAACATTTATCATCACCATCGTCGTCTTCGAGTGAATTATCAGAATGCGAGGAGTTACAGCGTTTAGAAGAGGCACCACCCTTTTGGAGGAACCCTAACAAGAGGTTATCGAAGCAACTTTCCATGTGCGAGATTCCACGTGACATTGCATGGGAGAAACGACGTCGTCAGTTTCTCCATCAAGAGAGGAAAAAGAATATAATTGGGATTCAAGATCATGACGATGTGACCGACGAGGACCTCAACGAACTCAAAGGTTTCATAGAATTAGGGTTTGGATTTAACGAAGAAGAAGGGCAGAGGCTGTGTAGCACGTTGCCGGCGCTAGATCTTTATTTTGCAGTGAATCGCCAATATTCGACGAGCCCTATATCTTCCCCAGGTAGCCAGCGAAATCAGGAATTTCATTAA